One region of Alosa alosa isolate M-15738 ecotype Scorff River chromosome 1, AALO_Geno_1.1, whole genome shotgun sequence genomic DNA includes:
- the rdh10b gene encoding retinol dehydrogenase 10-B yields the protein MNIAVEFVVVVFRVVWSFVLAGSKWIVRTREKSVVGQVCLITGAGSGLGRLFAKEFARRGASLVLWDINRQGNEETAEMVREIYRDMSSKGETTGGIQEVPFQPQVHTFVCDVSKRESVYCTAEKVRAEVGNIDFLINNAGVVSGHHLLECPDELIERTMMVNCHAHFWTSKAFLPKMLEQNHGHIVTIASTLGLFTTAGVEDYCASKFGAIGFHESLSHELKAAEKDGIKMTLVCPFLVDTGMFTGCKIRKEMAPFFPPLKPKDCVTQAMRAILTDQEMVCTPRAMYMVSFMKTILPFDAIVCMYRFIGADKCMYPFLAHCKESMNNNDTKITS from the exons ATGAACATTGCTGTCGAATTTGTTGTGGTTGTATTTAGAGTAGTTTGGTCATTCGTGTTGGCTGGTAGTAAGTGGATTGTTCGAACAAGGGAAAAGAGTGTCGTAGGACAGGTATGCCTGATAACAGGAGCTGGAAGCGGTCTAGGACGACTTTTTGCTAAGGAGTTTGCTCGGCGAGGTGCATCACTTGTGTTGTGGGACATCAACCGACAAGGCAATGAAGAGACCGCAGAAATGGTCCGCGAAATATACCGCGACATGTCGTCCAAAGGAG AAACAACTGGTGGAATCCAAGAGGTCCCTTTCCAGCCACAAGtgcatacatttgtgtgtgatgtaagtAAACGCGAAAGCGTATACTGCACAGCTGAGAAGGTACGAGCTGAGGTTGGCAACATCGACTTCTTGATCAACAACGCAGGGGTTGTTTCCGGGCATCACCTCCTCGAGTGTCCGGACGAACTCATCGAGAGAACAATGATGGTCAACTGTCATGCACATTTTTGG ACCAGCAAGGCCTTTCTTCCCAAGATGTTGGAGCAAAATCATGGACATATTGTTACCATCGCTAGTACATTGGGACTATTCACAACAGCTGGAGTGGAG GATTATTGTGCCAGCAAATTTGGAGCAATAGGCTTCCATGAGTCCTTAAGTCATGAACTGAAAGCTGCTGAAAAGGATGGAATCAAGATGACTCTTGTCTGCCCTTTTCTTGTGGATACTGGCATGTTTACAGGTTGCAAGATAAG GAAAGAAATGGCTCCTTTCTTCCCCCCACTGAAGCCAAAAGATTGTGTGACTCAAGCCATGAGGGCAATCCTGACAGATCAAGAAATGGTTTGCACACCACGAGCAATGTATATGGTCAGCTTCATGAAAAC GATCCTTCCATTTGATGCCATTGTTTGTATGTACCGGTTTATTGGAGCAGACAAATGCATGTACCCATTCCTTGCTCATTGTAAAGAGTCTATGAACAATAACGACACCAAGATTACAAGCTGA
- the rpl7 gene encoding 60S ribosomal protein L7 has protein sequence MAGETDKKVPSVPESLVKRRKRYAVVRAMRLKAKLAEKKARKVTRKLIFKRAESYHKEYKEMYRREVRLARTARKVGNFYVPAEPKLAFVIRIRGINGVSPKVRKVLQLLRLRQIFNGVFVKLNKASINMLRIAEPYIAWGYPNLKSVRELIYKRGFGKMQKQRIPLTDNSLVEKTLGDYGIICVEDLIHEIYTVGKNFKVANNFLWPFKLSSPRGGMNKKTTHFVEGGDAGNREDQINRMIRRMN, from the exons ATGGCGGGTGAAAC tgacaagaaggttccatcggTCCCCGAAAGCCTCGTCAAGAGGCGGAAGCGCTATGCTGTCGTCAGGGCCATGCGTCTCAAAGCCAAGCTGGCTGAGAAAAAG GCCCGCAAGGTAACAAGGAAGCTTATTTTCAAAAGGGCAGAAAGTTACCACAAGGAGTACAAAGAGATGTACAGGCGTGAGGTCCGCTTGGCAAGGACAGCCCGCAAAGTGGGGAACTTCTATGTTCCAGCTGAACCCAAATTGGCCTTTGTTATTAGAATCAGAGG TATCAACGGTGTCAGCCCCAAGGTGCGCAAGGTGCTGCAGCTCCTGCGTCTCCGCCAGATCTTCAATGGTGTGTTTGTCAAGCTGAACAAGGCCTCCATCAACATGCTCAGAATCGCCGAGCCCTACATTGCATGGGG ATACCCTAATCTGAAATCAGTCCGTGAGCTGATTTACAAACGTGGCTTTGGCAAGATGCAGAAGCAGCGTATTCCTCTGACAGACAACAGCCTGGTTGAAAAAACTCTTG GGGACTACGGCATCATCTGCGTTGAGGACCTGATCCATGAGATTTACACTGTTGGCAAGAACTTCAAGGTCGCCAACAACTTCCTGTGGCCCTTCAAGCTTTCCTCCCCTCGTGGTGGCATGAACAAGAAGACCACCCACTTTGTAGAAGGAGGCGACGCTGGCAACAGGGAGGACCAGATCAACAGAATGATCAGGAGGATGAACTAG